DNA from Anaerolineae bacterium:
GGCCATATACCCTGGCAATACCATCACCTACCGACAACACGACTCCTGTCTCGCTTAACTCAACCTTCTTGTCGTAATCTACAATCTGATCTCTAATTATTTGACTTATTTCTTCAGCTTTTAGTTCCATTAGACACTCTCACCCCTTTTTAAAGATTCTCTCATGTTGAGTAATTGTGTTTTAACACTGCCATCTAAAACAAGATCCCCAATCCTCGTAATAATCCCACCTATAAGTCCAGCATCCTGTTTTACCTCAAGAATAACTTCCTTACCAGTCCTTTTTGATAAAGCATTGCTGATTTTTTCAACGGTTTCCGATGTAAGCTCAGTAGCCGAAATCAGGCTGGCACGAGCAACGCCCTTTAACTCATCAGCAAGCGTGTGATAAAATTCGCTTATACTCTGCAGGAACCCAATCCTTCCTTTATCAAAAAGCAATAGAAGATAACTTCTCATGGTTTTAGAAGGACTCAATTTATCAATGATTGCCTGCAATACCTTTTTACGGCTTGAAACATCATAAAGAGGATTGCAAATCGCCTGCTCAAGCTCTGCCTCTCTTGAAACCAACCCTGCGATACCATCCAGTTCCTCTCTATAGGTTTCAGCCTGTCCGTCTTCTTTACCAATAAGCAGAAGCGCTTTGGCATAACGCCGTGCTATAGCCAAATTTTTCATTAGGCCACCACCTTCTCTAAATATTCATCTATAAGTTTATCCTGATCTTCACCGGTAATTCTGCTTTTTATAATCTCTTCAGCCTTTATAAGGGCTTTCTCAAATATCTCCTCCTGGAGTTTTGACTTGGCCAGTTTTAATTCATTTTTAATATTTCTGGCGGCCTGGTCCTCAAGTTTCTTGACTTCTAATTCAGCATGCTCAAGTATTCTTGCTTTGGCCTCTTTCCCCTGTTTAACGTATTCTGCAATTATATTTTCAGCCTCCTTGTCTAACAGGGAAAGCTTTTCATTATATTCGGCCAGCTTTTTCTCAGCCTCTTTTTTCTTAAGTTCCAGATCATTTAGCTGATCCCTTATCCCTTTAATGCGCGCATTTAGCGCCTGAGCCACGGGCTTGCGTAAAAGGAAAAACAGGGCCACGATTAAAACAGTGAAATTCATGACCTTGTAAGTATCCGTAGCCACCCAGCCTTTTGTCTCGCCCCCTCCAGATGAACTCCAGGCTACTCCGGAAAACATTAAAACCGCAACGACGATCATAATAACTGCAATTAAATTACACTTCCGGCTAACACAAGGCTCTTTTTTATTAAACAGTTTCATTATTAAAAAGCCCTCCCCAGAATTTTTTGACCAATAGCGTTTGCAAATGAATCAAGTTCTTGCCGCAACGACTCACTGGCTACTTCAACATCTTTTGCGATTTTTGCACGAATCTCCGCCAAATCTGCCTGAGCCTTTTTATTTATTTTTTCAATTATCTCTTTTTCTTTATCAGAGGCTTCCTGTAACAAAACCCCTTTTTCATTCAATCCCTTGGCCTTTGCCTCCTTAATTCCCAGGCCAAACGCATCATCTTTCTCTTTTATATCCTTCCCGACCATATCAATTTTCTGCTCAAGACCGCCAATTTTTTCCTTTCTTTGGATCAGAACCTTCCGGATCGGTTTATATAAAACGACATTTAAAATCCACATCAAAAAGATGAAATTGACGATCTGTATAATAACTGATCCATCAACACTAACCATAAGAAATCCTCCGTCACATTATTATAATTATATAAAGTAGGACTATTTTTTAATAAAAATTGTTTTTATTGCTCCGGCGACCTATAGCACCTGCAACAACATGTTGTCAAAGGTTTTTTTAGATTTTATTTGTCTTTAAATTATTAAGTTTTTTAGCGGAATCTATCGGCTTTTCTGATGAAATTTCCCTGTTTTTCATGCTGCATTTTCCATTAAACACAGCACCGGCTTCGATTAAAATAACATTTGCCTGAATATCGCCGACAACACGGCCTGGAGGATAAATTTCAATTCTGTTTTTTGCATTTATACTGCCGTTGATCTCACCCATGATGATCGCCTTGTCAACAACAATGTCCGCGTCAATAACGGCTTTTTCTCCTACTACGACAGTGCCTCCATTACTGCAAATTTTACCTTTAACCTTCCCATCTATCCTTATAGTACCCCAAAATTCGATTTTTCCTTCAATACCGGCATCAGACCCCAAAAATGTGTTTATCGAGTCTGCCTTTTTTCCTTTTTTCATACCTCCTCCTGAATTCCGGGTGCAATATAATATTTCAATTTATTTTGGCCCTTAAAGTTTTACCCGCCTAAGGCGGGTAAAACTTTAATAAATAAAAAGGTGACAAATTTTGAAATCATTCTATCAAAAACCGCCTCATGCTTATATTCATTAAGATACCGATGCAGATCATTACAGTTATTATTGATGAACCACCATAGCTGATAAACGGCAGAGGGACTCCCACAACCGGCATTAATCCCATAACCATACCGATATTTATAACAATCTGCCAAAATATCAATATGGTAATTCCGCCAGCAAGTATGGTGCCGAAAGTATCTCTGCACCCATGGGCAATAGTCAAACCCCGAACAACAATCAGCAGAAAAAAAAGAAGCACAACTAAAGAGCCGACAAAACCCCACTCCTCGGCCAGCACTGAAAATATAAAATCAGTATGATGTTCGGGTAAAAAAGCAAGTATGTTTTGAGTTCCCTGCAAAAACCCCTTTCCAAAAATCATGCCGGAACCTACGGCGATCTTGGATTGAATAATATGATAGCCGGCGCCAAGCGGGTCGCGGTCAGGGGTCAAAAATATTAATATTCGTTGTTTTTGGTATTCTTTAAGCAAAAACCATATAACTGGAGTTAATATAGAACAAAAAGCCGTTATGTATATATACGAATGCTTTTCAATTTTTACAAAAACGGTCATTGAGCCGGCAATCAATGCAAGCACGATAGCTGTCCCTAAATCAGGCTGATTAACTATCAAAACAAAAGGGATTAATACTAATATTAAAGGCTTTATTAATTCACGCAATGTTAAACCGGAAGTATGTGCATGTTTTGAATAATACCGGGCCAGAATAATTATTACAGCTATTTTAACAATCTCGGACGGTTGAATCGAAACCGGCCCCAATATCAACCAGCGCTTTGCCCCTCCTGCATAACTTCCGAAAAATAAGACCGCGATCAAAAGCATGATGCATATTGCATAAATTGCGTGGGCCCATCGTTCCAGCATTTTATAATTAAACAAAAAGGAAACTACCAT
Protein-coding regions in this window:
- the atpH gene encoding ATP synthase F1 subunit delta, with the translated sequence MKNLAIARRYAKALLLIGKEDGQAETYREELDGIAGLVSREAELEQAICNPLYDVSSRKKVLQAIIDKLSPSKTMRSYLLLLFDKGRIGFLQSISEFYHTLADELKGVARASLISATELTSETVEKISNALSKRTGKEVILEVKQDAGLIGGIITRIGDLVLDGSVKTQLLNMRESLKRGESV
- a CDS encoding ATP synthase F0 subunit B; this encodes MKLFNKKEPCVSRKCNLIAVIMIVVAVLMFSGVAWSSSGGGETKGWVATDTYKVMNFTVLIVALFFLLRKPVAQALNARIKGIRDQLNDLELKKKEAEKKLAEYNEKLSLLDKEAENIIAEYVKQGKEAKARILEHAELEVKKLEDQAARNIKNELKLAKSKLQEEIFEKALIKAEEIIKSRITGEDQDKLIDEYLEKVVA
- a CDS encoding ATP synthase F0 subunit B; the protein is MVSVDGSVIIQIVNFIFLMWILNVVLYKPIRKVLIQRKEKIGGLEQKIDMVGKDIKEKDDAFGLGIKEAKAKGLNEKGVLLQEASDKEKEIIEKINKKAQADLAEIRAKIAKDVEVASESLRQELDSFANAIGQKILGRAF
- a CDS encoding polymer-forming cytoskeletal protein is translated as MKKGKKADSINTFLGSDAGIEGKIEFWGTIRIDGKVKGKICSNGGTVVVGEKAVIDADIVVDKAIIMGEINGSINAKNRIEIYPPGRVVGDIQANVILIEAGAVFNGKCSMKNREISSEKPIDSAKKLNNLKTNKI
- the rodA gene encoding rod shape-determining protein RodA, whose product is MFDRRLIEYFDWVLLGLTIILGFVGIVLLYSAVMAGAPSPQKILCIKQLVWYFIGLVAMVVSFLFNYKMLERWAHAIYAICIMLLIAVLFFGSYAGGAKRWLILGPVSIQPSEIVKIAVIIILARYYSKHAHTSGLTLRELIKPLILVLIPFVLIVNQPDLGTAIVLALIAGSMTVFVKIEKHSYIYITAFCSILTPVIWFLLKEYQKQRILIFLTPDRDPLGAGYHIIQSKIAVGSGMIFGKGFLQGTQNILAFLPEHHTDFIFSVLAEEWGFVGSLVVLLFFLLIVVRGLTIAHGCRDTFGTILAGGITILIFWQIVINIGMVMGLMPVVGVPLPFISYGGSSIITVMICIGILMNISMRRFLIE